From Paenibacillus graminis, a single genomic window includes:
- the dnaA gene encoding chromosomal replication initiator protein DnaA, with protein sequence MDSHTSELWQQILSIIQTKLSKPSFDTWFKATKALTFSSQALIISAPTTFAVEWLESRYTKLVGATVYEVTGEQVEVKFVIEENKPAEPVVQQMAPSPAVSREEAQTHLLNPKYTFDTFVIGSGNRFAHAASLAVAEAPAKAYNPLFLYGGVGLGKTHLMHAIGHYVLEHNPNNKVIYISSEKFTNEFINSIRDNRGESFRNKYRNVDILLIDDIQFLAGKESTQEEFFHTFNALHEERKQIIISSDRPPKEIPTLEERLRSRFEWGLITDIQPPDLETRIAILRKKAKAENLDIPNEAMMYIANQIDTNIRELEGALIRVVAYSSLTNQDVTTHLAAEALKDIIPSSRPKMITIGDIQQKVGEYYNLRMEDFKARKRTKAVAFPRQIAMYLSRELTDYSLPKIGEAFGGRDHTTVIHAHEKITQSLKVDQELYKVVNNLAEKIKNPS encoded by the coding sequence GTGGACAGCCATACTTCCGAATTATGGCAGCAAATTTTATCGATTATTCAAACCAAATTAAGCAAGCCGAGCTTTGATACCTGGTTTAAGGCAACGAAGGCGCTTACCTTCAGCTCCCAGGCCCTAATCATCTCGGCGCCTACAACCTTTGCTGTAGAATGGCTGGAAAGTCGTTATACCAAATTGGTAGGAGCTACGGTTTATGAAGTGACCGGAGAGCAAGTTGAGGTCAAGTTTGTGATTGAGGAGAATAAGCCGGCCGAACCAGTCGTGCAACAAATGGCTCCTTCCCCAGCGGTATCGCGTGAAGAAGCGCAGACCCATTTGCTCAATCCCAAATACACTTTCGATACGTTCGTCATCGGTTCAGGCAACCGTTTTGCGCATGCGGCTTCACTAGCCGTGGCAGAAGCGCCGGCAAAGGCTTATAACCCTCTGTTTTTATACGGCGGCGTGGGACTAGGTAAAACTCATTTGATGCACGCGATCGGACATTATGTGCTGGAGCACAATCCTAACAATAAGGTAATCTACATTTCGTCCGAGAAGTTTACGAATGAGTTCATCAATTCCATCCGTGACAACCGCGGTGAAAGCTTCCGCAACAAGTACCGCAATGTTGACATATTGCTTATTGACGACATTCAATTCCTCGCCGGCAAGGAGTCAACACAGGAGGAATTTTTCCATACGTTCAACGCTTTGCACGAAGAACGCAAGCAAATTATTATCTCGAGCGACCGTCCCCCAAAGGAAATTCCCACATTGGAAGAACGGCTGCGCTCCCGGTTTGAATGGGGACTCATCACCGATATTCAACCGCCGGATCTGGAGACGCGAATTGCCATTCTTCGCAAGAAAGCCAAAGCAGAGAATCTCGACATTCCGAATGAAGCCATGATGTACATTGCCAATCAGATCGATACGAACATCCGTGAGTTGGAAGGTGCTCTAATTCGGGTGGTTGCCTACTCTTCCCTGACCAACCAGGATGTAACGACCCATCTGGCAGCCGAGGCGCTGAAGGACATTATCCCTTCCAGCCGGCCGAAGATGATTACCATAGGTGATATTCAGCAAAAAGTCGGAGAATATTACAATTTGCGCATGGAAGACTTCAAAGCGCGCAAACGCACCAAGGCTGTAGCTTTTCCCCGGCAAATCGCCATGTATCTCTCCCGCGAGCTAACGGATTATTCGCTGCCCAAGATTGGAGAGGCGTTCGGAGGACGGGACCATACCACCGTTATCCATGCCCATGAGAAGATTACACAGTCACTAAAGGTAGACCAGGAGTTGTACAAAGTGGTAAATAATCTTGCGGAGAAAATTAAAAATCCTTCCTAA
- the dnaN gene encoding DNA polymerase III subunit beta, whose amino-acid sequence MKISILKNELNESIGHVSKAISSRTTIPILTGIKFEVSHQGVTLTASDTDISIQSFIPAEDDSHTIVKVEQPGSVVLPAKFFVEIIKKLPSKEIHMEVKEGFQTYISSGSTEIQIVGLDPEEFPVLPSIEENDTISLPGDLLKNMIKQTAFSISTQETTPILTGILWNLSDNEFKFTATDRHRLATRAAHLEGTESVQFANVVIAGKTLNELSKIIPDQNMLVDIVVADNQVLFKIDKVLFYSRILDGIYPDTSRIIPTAYKTELTLDTKKLSESIDRAYLLSREEKTNIVRMQTLENGDVEISSSSSELGKVREELEVIDFKGEPLKISFNSKYMLDVLKVVESEQLVIAFTGMMSPIILKPLDESRSLYVILPYRTTN is encoded by the coding sequence ATGAAAATAAGCATTCTCAAAAATGAGCTCAATGAATCGATAGGTCATGTATCCAAGGCAATTTCCAGCAGAACTACCATCCCGATTCTTACCGGTATTAAGTTCGAAGTCAGCCATCAGGGAGTTACCCTGACTGCCAGCGATACGGATATCTCCATCCAATCCTTCATTCCTGCAGAAGATGACAGCCATACGATCGTCAAAGTCGAGCAGCCCGGCAGTGTTGTACTTCCAGCCAAGTTTTTCGTGGAGATCATCAAGAAGCTTCCCTCCAAAGAAATTCACATGGAAGTCAAAGAAGGCTTTCAAACCTATATCTCTTCCGGTTCCACCGAGATTCAAATTGTCGGCCTTGATCCGGAGGAATTCCCTGTACTTCCCAGCATTGAAGAGAATGATACGATCTCTCTGCCTGGCGATTTGCTGAAGAATATGATCAAACAAACCGCTTTCTCCATCTCCACCCAGGAGACAACTCCTATTTTGACAGGGATTCTGTGGAATCTTAGCGATAATGAATTCAAATTCACGGCTACTGACCGGCACCGTCTGGCCACAAGAGCTGCGCATCTGGAAGGTACGGAAAGTGTCCAATTTGCCAATGTCGTCATTGCCGGCAAAACGCTGAACGAATTGAGTAAAATCATTCCGGATCAGAATATGCTGGTGGATATTGTCGTTGCCGATAACCAGGTGCTGTTCAAAATTGACAAGGTTTTGTTCTATTCACGGATCCTGGACGGGATTTATCCGGATACTTCTAGGATTATTCCAACCGCCTACAAAACAGAACTAACTTTGGATACAAAAAAACTCAGCGAATCGATTGACCGTGCTTATTTGCTGTCGCGTGAAGAAAAAACGAATATCGTACGCATGCAGACGCTGGAAAACGGTGATGTTGAGATTTCATCCAGCTCGTCAGAGCTTGGGAAGGTCCGGGAAGAGCTGGAGGTTATTGATTTTAAAGGCGAGCCGCTGAAGATCTCCTTCAACTCAAAATATATGCTGGATGTGCTCAAGGTTGTAGAAAGTGAACAGCTCGTCATCGCTTTTACCGGGATGATGAGTCCGATCATTCTGAAGCCGCTGGATGAAAGCCGCAGCCTGTACGTTATTCTCCCATACCGGACAACCAATTAA
- the yaaA gene encoding S4 domain-containing protein YaaA, producing the protein MKKILIHSEYIKLDQFLKLSDCVSTGGMAKALLQEGYVQVNGEKEDRRGRKLYPGDKVEVQDNGVFEVEGGGIKE; encoded by the coding sequence ATGAAAAAAATACTTATCCACAGTGAATATATTAAGCTCGACCAGTTTTTGAAGCTCTCCGATTGTGTATCCACAGGCGGGATGGCGAAAGCCTTGCTGCAGGAAGGCTATGTGCAGGTCAACGGGGAAAAGGAAGATCGTCGTGGAAGAAAGCTGTACCCGGGTGATAAAGTAGAGGTTCAGGATAACGGCGTTTTCGAGGTTGAAGGCGGCGGAATAAAAGAATAA
- the recF gene encoding DNA replication/repair protein RecF (All proteins in this family for which functions are known are DNA-binding proteins that assist the filamentation of RecA onto DNA for the initiation of recombination or recombinational repair.) produces MFVKNIGLQYYRNYGLLRLESLGDVNLILGQNAQGKTNLMEALFVLAMTKSHRTSKDKELISFDAPAGSAQIVAEVERKYGDLKLELTLSAQGKKAKINGLEQRRLSEFVGSLNVVMFAPEDLEIVKGTPGIRRRFLDMEIGQVQPSYLFHLQQYQKVLLQRGNLLKQLWGKEAAGKELLEIWDAQLVEHGVKIVKKRKEFIKKLQIWAESIHRGITNGGEELKLLYVPSFGEREMEDEAVLLDNFMLKLSQTRDQEIRRGMTLTGPHRDDLSFFINGREAQVYGSQGQQRTAALSLKLAEIELIHEEIGEYPVLLLDDVLSELDPYRQTQLIETFQSKVQTFITATGIESLSADKLKGASLYHVHDGKVEI; encoded by the coding sequence GTGTTTGTCAAAAATATCGGTCTGCAGTATTACCGCAATTACGGACTGCTGCGTCTGGAGAGCCTGGGCGATGTGAACCTGATCCTCGGTCAGAATGCCCAGGGCAAAACCAACCTTATGGAGGCTTTGTTCGTTCTGGCCATGACCAAGAGTCACCGTACCTCCAAGGATAAGGAGCTTATCTCCTTCGATGCTCCGGCAGGCTCTGCGCAAATAGTAGCTGAGGTGGAGCGGAAATACGGTGATCTGAAGCTGGAGCTGACCTTATCCGCCCAGGGCAAAAAAGCCAAAATTAATGGACTGGAGCAGCGCAGGCTTAGCGAGTTCGTCGGTTCTTTAAATGTCGTCATGTTCGCTCCGGAGGATCTGGAGATTGTCAAAGGGACCCCTGGCATAAGACGCCGGTTCCTCGATATGGAGATTGGCCAGGTGCAGCCGAGCTATCTGTTTCATCTGCAGCAATACCAGAAGGTGCTGCTTCAAAGAGGCAATTTGCTCAAACAGTTATGGGGCAAAGAGGCTGCCGGGAAAGAGCTTTTGGAGATATGGGATGCCCAACTTGTAGAACATGGTGTTAAAATCGTCAAAAAAAGGAAAGAATTCATAAAGAAGCTGCAAATATGGGCTGAAAGCATTCATCGCGGCATTACAAACGGCGGAGAAGAGCTGAAACTATTGTATGTTCCTTCTTTTGGTGAGCGTGAGATGGAAGATGAAGCTGTCTTATTAGACAATTTTATGTTAAAGTTATCACAAACGAGAGATCAGGAAATCAGGCGCGGCATGACGCTGACGGGTCCCCATAGGGATGACCTGTCCTTTTTTATCAACGGAAGAGAAGCTCAGGTCTACGGCTCCCAAGGGCAGCAACGCACGGCAGCTTTATCGCTCAAGCTGGCGGAAATCGAGCTGATCCATGAAGAGATCGGAGAGTATCCTGTGCTGCTTCTTGATGATGTTTTGTCCGAACTTGATCCCTACCGTCAGACCCAGCTTATCGAAACCTTTCAAAGCAAGGTGCAGACTTTTATTACCGCCACCGGGATTGAAAGTCTGAGTGCCGATAAATTAAAGGGCGCAAGCCTATATCATGTGCATGACGGCAAAGTGGAGATCTAA
- the remB gene encoding extracellular matrix regulator RemB gives MYIHLGGEKIIRSSELIAIFDISIEKSSKVSKQFIVHSEQDKKLERIGEEEAKSIVVTKNTVYYSPISSSTLKKRAKILLEI, from the coding sequence ATGTATATTCATTTGGGCGGGGAAAAGATTATTCGATCCTCAGAGTTAATCGCTATTTTTGATATCTCGATTGAGAAATCCTCCAAGGTATCGAAGCAGTTTATTGTTCATTCCGAGCAGGACAAAAAACTGGAACGAATCGGTGAAGAGGAAGCGAAGTCCATTGTAGTAACCAAAAATACTGTATATTACTCCCCTATCTCCTCCTCCACTCTCAAAAAAAGAGCCAAAATCTTGTTGGAAATATAA
- the gyrB gene encoding DNA topoisomerase (ATP-hydrolyzing) subunit B: protein MSMNQPTYDESQIQVLEGLEAVRKRPGMYIGSTSAKGLHHLVWEVVDNSIDEALAGYCDRIQVKIHEDNSITVIDNGRGIPVGENAKLKKSTLEVVMTVLHAGGKFGGGGYKVSGGLHGVGISVVNALSEKVVVNVKRDGHIYQQEYRRGAPQYDIKIIGDTDETGTTTTFHPDPEIFTETTVFEYTTLLTRIRELAFLNKGIELSLLDERTGVSNVFKYEGGIVEYVKYLNEKKEALHEEPIYVEGSRDMIAVEVALQYNDSYTENIYSFANNINTHEGGTHESGFKSALTRIINDYARKTGVIKDSSSNLTGDDVREGLTAIISVKIPEPQFEGQTKTKLGNSEVRGIVESLFGEKLQEFLEENPAVSRRVLEKSMQASRAREAARKARELTRRKSALEVSALPGKLADCSSKDASISELYIVEGDSAGGSAKQGRDRHFQAILPLRGKILNVEKARLDRILSNAEIRAIITALGTGISDDFDLSKARYHKVVIMTDADVDGAHIRTLLLTFFYRYMRKIIEAGYIYIAQPPLFKIERNKVIRYAQTEKERDEIIASFGENVKVNVQRYKGLGEMNAAQLWDTTMDPESRMMLQVTIEDAILADGIFDTLMGDNVEPRREFIQEHAQSVRNLDI from the coding sequence ATGTCAATGAATCAACCGACATATGATGAGAGCCAGATTCAGGTACTGGAAGGGCTGGAGGCAGTTCGGAAACGTCCCGGCATGTACATCGGTTCTACTAGCGCCAAAGGTCTGCATCATTTGGTCTGGGAGGTTGTCGATAACAGTATCGATGAGGCGCTGGCAGGCTATTGCGACCGGATTCAAGTGAAGATTCATGAGGATAACAGTATTACAGTAATAGATAATGGACGGGGTATCCCTGTCGGCGAGAATGCGAAGCTCAAAAAATCGACGCTCGAAGTCGTCATGACGGTCCTGCATGCTGGGGGGAAATTCGGCGGCGGCGGATATAAAGTATCAGGCGGATTGCACGGTGTAGGGATTTCCGTTGTAAATGCCCTGTCCGAGAAGGTTGTTGTGAACGTCAAGCGTGACGGCCACATCTACCAGCAGGAATATAGACGCGGTGCGCCGCAGTATGATATCAAGATCATTGGTGATACCGATGAGACAGGAACAACAACAACGTTTCATCCGGATCCAGAGATTTTCACCGAAACCACAGTATTTGAATATACGACATTGCTCACACGTATCCGTGAATTGGCCTTTCTTAACAAGGGCATTGAGCTTTCACTGCTCGATGAACGCACTGGTGTATCTAATGTTTTCAAATACGAAGGCGGTATTGTTGAGTATGTAAAGTATCTGAATGAGAAAAAAGAAGCGCTGCATGAGGAACCGATCTACGTAGAAGGTTCCCGCGATATGATTGCGGTGGAAGTTGCTCTGCAGTATAACGATTCCTATACAGAGAACATTTACTCTTTTGCCAATAATATTAATACGCATGAGGGCGGGACCCATGAATCCGGCTTCAAAAGCGCATTAACCCGGATCATCAACGACTATGCCCGTAAAACGGGAGTCATTAAGGACAGCAGCTCCAATCTTACCGGCGATGATGTGCGTGAAGGGTTGACAGCGATTATTTCTGTTAAGATTCCAGAACCGCAATTTGAAGGCCAAACCAAGACCAAGCTGGGCAACAGTGAAGTCCGCGGTATTGTAGAATCTCTATTCGGAGAGAAGCTGCAGGAGTTTTTGGAAGAGAATCCGGCAGTTTCCCGGCGTGTGCTGGAGAAATCCATGCAGGCTTCCCGTGCCCGTGAGGCGGCCCGTAAAGCCCGTGAGCTGACTCGCCGCAAAAGTGCACTTGAGGTAAGCGCCCTGCCGGGGAAACTGGCTGACTGCTCCTCTAAGGATGCCTCCATCAGCGAGCTGTACATCGTCGAAGGGGACTCTGCAGGCGGTTCTGCCAAGCAGGGCCGTGACCGTCATTTCCAGGCTATTCTGCCGCTCCGCGGGAAGATCCTGAACGTTGAAAAAGCGCGGCTTGACCGTATATTGTCCAATGCCGAAATACGGGCGATTATCACCGCTCTGGGAACCGGCATCAGTGATGATTTTGATCTGTCCAAAGCTCGTTACCATAAGGTTGTTATCATGACCGATGCGGATGTCGATGGTGCCCATATCAGAACACTGCTGCTGACCTTCTTTTACCGCTACATGCGGAAGATTATCGAAGCGGGCTATATTTATATCGCCCAACCGCCGCTGTTTAAGATTGAGCGAAATAAGGTCATCCGCTATGCTCAAACCGAAAAGGAACGTGATGAGATTATTGCCAGCTTCGGCGAGAATGTTAAAGTCAACGTTCAACGGTATAAAGGTCTTGGGGAAATGAATGCGGCTCAGCTGTGGGATACAACTATGGACCCTGAGAGCCGCATGATGCTTCAGGTCACCATTGAGGATGCTATTCTCGCAGACGGAATCTTTGATACGCTGATGGGCGACAATGTCGAGCCGCGGCGGGAATTTATTCAGGAGCATGCACAATCCGTGCGTAACCTGGATATTTAA